Proteins from a genomic interval of Rhizoctonia solani chromosome 12, complete sequence:
- a CDS encoding Fungal Zn(2)-Cys(6) binuclear cluster domain, which yields MPADNPVRKREREPETIESPEENGSNGLPTPTVSAPSNGNPPPPTNGSTTQDPDKPIKPHKPLNRVPRMCLAFHLGACNACRKQKMRCEGADNPPCKRCRHAHIECMFEKPAREVSAATEQGLERIRSLENQVSSIQHTLSELVSTLRNQQQQQQQQPTVPQAPVSNSAPSPSSATTASTQTPQIHPSPSPFSPSLNATGYAGFHPPMALPPQMSQSQHHSHNQPQHHHSHSHSHPRETSERDMAAATTLAMAQRGHHGQQHSHQQHPQNSRSYSYGDGSISENGGTNGMPNRQHSQGDLQQGYSYANRSPSASESPQRGHLHSGPKPAPSHHGGYHSDGGYVSHTQSHHQQHQQQYSHHQQQHQNQQHQQQHHNHNQHQQHHLQYSMSNDHSYAHQQQLHPPHPLPPPPQRHPGGAVPSSNVTSADSSDDEGELPTQGLVAPIEVLRGLAERQEREMGGRTRSASPVAGPSEPSTTRTGQRGSISKQGGSLGDREPEVDEPRPPKRRKTKHEDLQAPDHAFPDVVTKGIITEQEARELFAIFYRGCSTFLPVFDMAVDTYDALHSRSPFCVNTICMVAARVRDGGESETYQKCRAEVEEISRHTLFTPVVRQEAVQAMVLVSGWSTNGWLPGGHAVRMGLEIGMHKAWPRLHKRMRAGKILVSQEERQLVISARTWFVLFLFEHQISFGTGRPAILRDDESIARCRDILRHPLSIQDDMRLVSMVELMVLRERLHNQLAPYEGPVEDRVYKVLHQAESDFRTWYEEWDHLFSQKYEDAAFYRQSLMIQRDFGELYHNATVLRGIRGPEDVARMPMEQKIVAQRAIRLAKRGLDNCIRSVTYREGLKYAVHFTHVTATFAASFLIRLARLFPQECDPNAIMSTVEDLVHLLSNIPAGRYARSLRLMLRSARRRRVLPPRPAGPVDRAGNPPLMFGASPQGTSYSDTSSPQQFTGASPGTHPDNSVSPAAFLMANGMMNPGQEFEPYLQGFELAPGQEVPVWLSESSLGDAALSQFGLEAFVIPQQYDPNSTETQIW from the exons ATGCCTGCTGACAACCCCGTCCGCAAGCGCGAGCGCGAACCAGAGACGATCGAGAGTCCTGAAGAGAATGGCAGCAATGGATTGCCTACTCCAACTGTCTCTGCCCCATCCAATGGgaatccaccaccaccgaCCAATGGGAGCACCACACAGGACCCCGACAAACCGATCAAGCCCCACAAACCTCTCAATCGTGTGCCCCGTATGTGCCTTGCGTTTCATCTGG GTGCTTGC AATGCTTGTCGCAAACAAAAGATGCGATGTGAGGGAGCAGACAATCCGCCGTGCAAGCGCTGCCGCCATGCCCACATCGAGTGTATGTTTGAGAAACCAGCGCGGGAAGTCAGTGCGGCCACCGAGCAGGGATTAGA ACGCATTCGATCTTTGGAGAATCAGGTTTCTTCAATACAACATACTCTCTCCGAGCTTGTATCAACGCTGCGCAaccagcaacaacaacaacaacaacagccaACAGTTCCGCAGGCCCCAGTTTCAAACTCGGCTCCTTCCCCATCTTCAGCTACGACCGCTTCCACCCAAACACCTCAGATCcatccttctccttctcctttcAGCCCGAGCCTTAATGCCACAGGTTATGCTGGTTTCCACCCACCGATGGCCCTGCCTCCCCAGATGTCCCAGTCTCAGCATCACTCCCATAACCAACCTCAGCATCATCACTCTCACTCGCATTCTCATCCACGAGAAACAAGCGAGCGCGACATGGCCGCCGCCACAACATTGGCCATGGCTCAACGAGGCCACCATGGACAGCAGCATTCCCATCAGCAGCACCCGCAAAATTCGAGATCGTATTCGTACGGGGACGGGAGTATCTCAGAGAACGGCGGGACTAACG GCATGCCAAACCGTCAGCACTCGCAAGGTGATCTTCAACAGGGGTATTCAT ACGCCAATCGGTCACCTTCTGCCTCCGAATCTCCCCAACGTGGCCATCTACATTCAGGACCCAAACCAGCGCCCTCGCATCACGGCGGGTATCATTCAGATGGTGGCTATGTATCGCATACACAGTCACACCATCAACAGCACCAGCAGCAGTACTCGCATCACCAACAACAACACCAAAACCAGCAGCACCAACAACAACATCATAACCACAACCAGCATCAACAGCACCATCTTCAGTACTCCATGTCTAACGATCATAGCTATGCACATCAGCAACAGTTACATCCGCCTCACCCCctcccacccccacctcaacGCCACCCAGGAGGAGCCGTTCCTTCATCCAACGTTACCTCCGCCGATAGCTCCGACGACGAGGGCGAGCTCCCAACACAAGGTCTTGTCGCACCGATCGAAGTCCTCCGCGGACTGGCAGAACGCCAGGAACGAGAGATGGGTGGTCGGACCCGAAGTGCTTCACCTGTCGCCGGCCCTTCTGAACCCTCGACCACTCGCACTGGACAACGGGGCAGCATTTCCAAACAAGGAGGAAGCCTTGGCGACAGAGAACCCGAGGTCGACGAACCTCGACCGCCGAAGCGCAGAAAGACTAAGCACGAGGATTTGCAGGCGCCGGACCATGCGTTTCCGGATGTGGTGACTAAAGGGATAATTACCGAGCAAGAGGCGAGGGAACTGTTTGCGAT CTTCTATCGCGGGTGTTCAACCTTTTTGCCGGTATTCGATATGGCAGTTGATACTTATGACGCTCTGCATTCTCGGTCTCCTTTTTGCGTCAACACGATCTGTATGGTTGCTGCTAG GGTTCGAGATGGTGGAG AGAGTGAGACCTACCAAAAATGCCGAGCAGAGGTAGAAGAGATATCACGGCATACGTTATTTACCCCAGTGGTTCGTCAGGAAGCTGTTCAAGCGATGGTCCTAGTATCGGGCTGGTCCACGAATGGATGGCTTCCTGGAGGACATGCGGTCAGGATGGGGCTAGAAATAG GGATGCACAAGGCATGGCCACGTTTACACAAACGTATGCGCGCGGGGAAGATACTGGTATCGCAAGAGGAAAGACAACTTGTCATTTCTGCCCGAACGTGGTTTGTCTTGTTCCTATTCGAGCATCA GATATCGTTCGGGACAGGTCGTCCCGCAATCCTGCGAGATGACGAATCCATCGCACGATGCAGGGACATTCTACGGCATCCCCTTTCGATTCAAGACGACATGCGGCTCGTTTCCATGGTCGAACTCATGGTTTTACGCGAGCGCCTTCACAACCAGTTGGCACCTTACGAAGGTCCTGTCGAAGACCGCGTGTACAAGGTGCTGCACCAGGCCGAGTCGGACTTTCGTACCTGGTACGAGGAGTGGGATCATCTCTTTTCCCAAAAATACGAGGACGCGGCGTTTTATCGGCAAAGTTTAATGATCCAAAGGGATTTCGGAGAGTTGTATCACAATGCGACTGTACTAAG GGGCATACGTGGGCCAGAGGATGTAGCCCGGATGCCCATGGAGCAAAAGATCGTTGCGCAGCGTGCGATCAGGCTCGCTAAGCGTGGTTTGGATAACTGTATTCGTTCGGTAACTTATCGTGAAGGTCTGAAATATG CTGTTCATTTTACCCATGTAACCGCTACTTTTGCGGCATCCTTTTTGATACGTCTAGCTCGTCTATT TCCTCAAGAATGTGATCCCAATGCTATTATGTCGACTGTTGAAGATCTTGTACATCTGCTTTCCAATA TACCCGCTGGGCGGTATGCCCGCAGCCTGCGTCTTATGTTGCGGTCGGCGCGACGGCGCAGGGTGCTTCCACCACGTCCCGCGGGACCAGTGGACCGCGCCGGCAACCCACCTCTTATGTTTGGAGCTTCACCTCAAGGTACCTCGTATAGCGATACAAGCTCGCCGCAACAGTTTACCGGCGCTTCGCCCGGCACACATCCTGATAACTCGGTTTCTCCCGCCGCGTTCCTCATGGCCAATGGTATGATGAACCCCGGTCAAGAATTCGAGCCATATCTTCAAGGATTTGAGCTTGCGCCTGGACAAGAGGTGCCCGTGTGGCTCTCCGAGTCAAGCTTGGGCGATGCGGCGCTCTCTCAGTTTGGGCTGGAGGCGTTCGTGATCCCACAACAGTATGATCCCAATTCTACCGAGACACAAATATGGTGA